The Pseudodesulfovibrio cashew genomic sequence AAACGGATAGACGCTGTGCGTAGTACCCTGAGTCAGTCTTTGACTTCCCCGCGCTACAGGGAGTAGAAGCAGGCATCAGAACTGACCGGTCAGTTCTGCCATGCGAAGGCAGAACCGATCGTTTTAAACATATTCAATTGAAATATATCGATATCTAGTGAATTGACATGAAAGAGTACTCCGAGAAAGAAACGCGAATTTTGGATACTGCGGCCGATCTTTTTGCCAAGCAGCCCTTTCACAAGGTGCTTCTGAGTGACGTGGCCAGGGCCGCTTCCGTGGGCAAGGGGACCCTCTACCTCTATTTCAAGAGCAAGGAGGACCTGTATTTCGCCGTCCTCTTTCGGGGCTTCGACGTGTTGGTGGACCGCCTGCAGAAAATTCTGTCCGACAAGGCCATGCCGCCGGACGAGCAGTTGACCGCCGTGGTCCGCGATTTGGCGGAGCACATATACGGCAAGGCTACCAATGTGGAGCTGCTGGGCGTGGTCATGACCTGCCCGACCACGGATGAATGGTCGCAGAAACGCAGGGAGCTCTGGGCTCTGATTGAGGAGATCATCCGTCGGGGCGTCGCCCAGGGGGTGTTCGAGGATGCGACCCCGGCGCTCACGGCCAAGTATATCCCGGGGCTCATTCGGTCCGTCTGTCTCTTCAAGCCCGAGGGGGTGGACATCAAGACCATTTGCAACCATGCCTGCGATTTTGTCCTGCGCGGGCTCAAGAAAGCGTGACCATGCTTTCGGCACGCTGGCATCAGACGAATTTTTACGTGATTACGAGGGAAGGAAATGACCAATGAAAAGGCAACCGGCACCGCCGGTAAGAAGGGATTCTTCGCAGGCCGGAGTGCGTTGGGCCGCAGGAAGACGTTTGGCCTGATCGCCGTGGTGGCGCTGGTTCTGTGTGTGGTTGTGGGCTACCCCCTGTATCTTAGGATCATCAGCCACGAATCCACTGACGACGCCTTTGTGGAGGCGCAGGTGGTTTCCATCAGCCCGCGCGTGGCCGGTCACGTGGCCAACGTGCTCGTGACCGACAATCAGCGGGTGGAAAAGGGCGACCTCCTGGCCGAGGTCGATCCACGCGATTTCGAGGTGGCCCTGAAGATTGCAGAG encodes the following:
- a CDS encoding TetR/AcrR family transcriptional regulator, with translation MKEYSEKETRILDTAADLFAKQPFHKVLLSDVARAASVGKGTLYLYFKSKEDLYFAVLFRGFDVLVDRLQKILSDKAMPPDEQLTAVVRDLAEHIYGKATNVELLGVVMTCPTTDEWSQKRRELWALIEEIIRRGVAQGVFEDATPALTAKYIPGLIRSVCLFKPEGVDIKTICNHACDFVLRGLKKA